A stretch of the Anaeromyxobacter sp. genome encodes the following:
- a CDS encoding TIGR04551 family protein → MSRSHLLAATAALVLAAGVRAEGPLAADAPVDPRVETLVKQAVEKARQELRDELRAEVQAVQSASEFLGAAAEGPRLQFFELDGYLRARGDLLDNLALRRGLDANLQYLVPGFPGDTEPPGTQTSANLRLRLEPTLNVSEHVRARAQIDLLDNYLPGTSGGAVHGGAAPSDRPAVNVKRAWGEVETPVGLLSFGRMPSSFGLGLVASAADGLDDDLGDSRDRLQFATLPLSTPFGQLNLVPFLDFDRTGTPGVDARVEAGAGQPVNLDSSTNGRTWGIKFLRLDTDDELRRTLERGERSTNYGLMYTYSTLPRAWDGAAFYDRGEYRHQASLWLRLRTSRLHLEAEGSGLYGNLSDPGPYAATLASPGTRIDLRQFGGVLRATYQVKPNKVTLGGELGFASGDKAPGFGNRPGQLGPAGTGGDQTLPVAGALEGPQYGLAGDTTIGNFRFNPAYRVDLILWREILGAVTDAWYLKPTLRWDILSGLALDAQLVYSQAIYPESTPSASATSRGSAALGVEADGKLTYATDDGFTAWLQYGVLFPLDGFGGAGSLTRAHAIRTGLALSF, encoded by the coding sequence ATGTCCCGCAGCCACCTCCTCGCCGCCACCGCGGCCCTCGTCCTCGCCGCCGGCGTCCGCGCCGAGGGGCCGCTGGCGGCCGACGCGCCCGTCGACCCCCGGGTCGAGACCCTCGTCAAGCAGGCGGTGGAGAAGGCGCGGCAGGAGCTGCGCGACGAGCTCCGCGCCGAGGTGCAGGCGGTGCAGTCGGCCTCCGAGTTCCTGGGCGCCGCCGCCGAGGGGCCGCGGCTCCAGTTCTTCGAGCTCGACGGCTACCTGCGGGCCCGCGGCGACCTGCTCGACAACCTGGCGCTGCGCCGGGGCCTCGACGCCAACCTCCAGTACCTGGTGCCCGGCTTCCCCGGCGACACCGAGCCCCCCGGCACCCAGACCTCCGCCAACCTGCGGCTCCGCCTCGAGCCCACCCTCAACGTCTCGGAGCACGTCCGGGCCCGCGCCCAGATCGACCTGCTCGACAACTACCTGCCGGGCACCTCGGGTGGCGCGGTCCACGGCGGCGCCGCACCCAGCGACCGGCCGGCCGTCAACGTGAAGCGCGCCTGGGGCGAGGTGGAGACCCCGGTGGGCCTGCTCTCCTTCGGCCGCATGCCCTCCTCCTTCGGCCTCGGGCTGGTGGCGTCGGCCGCCGACGGGCTGGACGACGACCTGGGCGACTCCAGGGACCGCCTGCAGTTCGCCACGCTGCCGCTCTCCACGCCCTTCGGCCAGCTCAACCTGGTCCCCTTCCTCGACTTCGACCGCACCGGCACGCCCGGCGTGGACGCCAGGGTGGAGGCCGGCGCCGGCCAGCCCGTCAACCTGGACTCCTCCACCAACGGCCGCACCTGGGGCATCAAGTTCCTCCGCCTCGACACCGACGACGAGCTCCGCCGCACGCTGGAGCGCGGCGAGCGCAGCACCAACTACGGCCTGATGTACACCTACTCGACGCTGCCCCGGGCCTGGGACGGCGCCGCCTTCTACGACCGCGGCGAGTACCGTCACCAGGCCTCGCTCTGGCTCCGCCTGCGGACCAGCCGGCTGCACCTGGAGGCCGAGGGCAGCGGCCTCTACGGCAACCTGAGCGATCCTGGGCCCTACGCCGCCACCCTCGCCTCGCCCGGCACGCGCATCGACCTGCGGCAGTTCGGCGGCGTGCTGCGCGCCACCTACCAGGTGAAGCCCAACAAGGTCACCCTGGGCGGCGAGCTCGGCTTCGCCTCCGGCGACAAGGCCCCGGGCTTCGGCAACCGGCCCGGCCAGCTCGGTCCGGCGGGCACCGGCGGCGACCAGACCCTGCCGGTCGCGGGCGCGCTGGAGGGGCCGCAGTACGGCCTGGCCGGCGACACCACCATCGGCAACTTCCGCTTCAACCCGGCCTACCGGGTGGACCTGATCCTGTGGCGGGAGATCCTGGGGGCCGTCACCGACGCCTGGTACCTGAAGCCCACGCTGCGCTGGGACATCCTCTCCGGCCTGGCCCTGGACGCCCAGCTGGTCTACTCGCAGGCCATCTACCCGGAGTCGACCCCGAGCGCCTCCGCCACCTCGCGGGGCAGCGCCGCCCTGGGCGTCGAGGCCGACGGCAAGCTCACCTACGCCACCGACGACGGCTTCACCGCCTGGCTCCAGTACGGCGTGCTCTTCCCGCTCGACGGCTTCGGCGGGGCGGGCAGCCTGACCCGCGCCCACGCCATCCGCACCGGCCTGGCCCTCAGCTTCTAG
- a CDS encoding OsmC family protein, with the protein MPSELVVTFPGNRRVDTRVGAHVIRTDQPVGSDGDDTAPSPYDLFLASIGTCAGVYVVGFCQKRQLPTERLRIRQVNRFDAESGGLSSVELTIEVPPDFPEKYREALVRVADQCAVKRDLQANPAFQVRTVVVGAA; encoded by the coding sequence ATGCCGTCCGAGCTCGTCGTGACCTTCCCCGGCAACCGGCGCGTCGACACCCGCGTCGGGGCGCACGTCATCCGGACCGACCAGCCGGTGGGCAGCGACGGGGACGACACCGCGCCCTCGCCCTACGACCTCTTCCTGGCCTCCATCGGGACCTGCGCCGGCGTGTACGTGGTGGGCTTCTGCCAGAAGCGCCAGCTGCCCACCGAGCGGCTGCGCATCCGCCAGGTGAACCGGTTCGACGCCGAGAGCGGCGGCCTCTCCAGCGTGGAGCTCACCATCGAGGTGCCGCCGGACTTCCCGGAGAAGTACCGCGAGGCCCTGGTGCGGGTGGCCGACCAGTGCGCCGTGAAGCGCGACCTGCAGGCCAACCCGGCCTTCCAGGTGCGCACCGTGGTGGTGGGCGCCGCCTAG
- the argH gene encoding argininosuccinate lyase, which produces MRTKIKARPISRAALSGEADPRLVALSVSIQDDGALYAEDIRGSQAHVAMLAAQGIVPRAVARRLVKALDQVRAEFAAGKIALDPALEDVHTHVERRLGELTGADAGYLHAGRSRNDQVALDERLFIVGACDRTDAALARLQRALLGQAAAHERTLLPGYTHLQRAQPVSLAHHLLAYLEMLGRDRARLAEVKARAAVSPLGSGALAGTTLPLDRQLVADALGLTGVTRNSLDAVSDRDSAIELLFAVALAAVHLSRLGEEIVLWTTREFGFMSLDDAFATGSSLMPQKKNPDVGELARGRAGRALGDLVTLLSIVKNLPLSYNRDLQEDKRPLLGGPEALCLTTDALAGAVETATFHVERMEEALGGGEALATDAAEYLVDRGVPFRHAHEAVGAAAKLAARLGKPLSALTAAEWKGLHPKFERDVVRCFDARRSLGRRELPGAPGPRAVRAELRRWQKLLGVKR; this is translated from the coding sequence ATGCGCACGAAGATCAAGGCCAGGCCCATCTCGCGGGCGGCCCTCTCCGGCGAGGCCGATCCGCGCCTCGTGGCCCTCTCGGTGTCCATCCAGGACGACGGCGCGCTCTACGCCGAGGACATCCGCGGCAGCCAGGCCCACGTGGCCATGCTGGCGGCCCAGGGCATCGTGCCCAGGGCGGTGGCCCGGCGCCTGGTGAAGGCGCTCGACCAGGTGCGGGCCGAGTTCGCCGCCGGGAAGATCGCCCTCGACCCGGCCCTGGAGGACGTCCACACCCACGTGGAGCGGCGCCTCGGCGAGCTGACCGGCGCCGACGCCGGCTACCTGCACGCCGGCCGCAGCCGCAACGACCAGGTGGCGCTCGACGAGCGGCTCTTCATCGTGGGCGCCTGCGACCGCACCGACGCTGCGCTGGCCCGGCTGCAGCGGGCCCTGCTGGGCCAGGCCGCCGCCCACGAGCGGACCCTGCTGCCCGGCTACACCCACCTGCAGCGCGCCCAGCCGGTCTCGCTGGCGCACCACCTGCTCGCCTACCTGGAGATGCTGGGGCGCGACCGGGCCCGGCTGGCCGAGGTGAAGGCCCGGGCCGCGGTCTCGCCCCTCGGGTCGGGGGCGCTGGCCGGCACCACCCTCCCGCTCGACCGGCAGCTGGTGGCGGACGCGCTGGGCCTGACCGGGGTGACCCGCAACTCGCTGGACGCGGTCTCGGACCGCGACAGCGCCATCGAGCTGCTCTTCGCGGTGGCGCTGGCGGCGGTGCACCTCTCCCGCCTGGGCGAGGAGATCGTGCTCTGGACCACCCGCGAGTTCGGCTTCATGTCGCTCGACGACGCCTTCGCCACCGGCTCGTCGCTCATGCCGCAGAAGAAGAACCCGGACGTGGGCGAGCTGGCCCGCGGCCGCGCCGGGCGCGCCCTCGGCGACCTGGTGACGCTGCTCAGCATCGTGAAGAACCTGCCGCTCAGCTACAACCGGGACCTGCAGGAGGACAAGCGGCCGCTGCTGGGAGGCCCGGAGGCGCTCTGCCTGACCACCGACGCCCTGGCCGGCGCGGTGGAGACCGCCACCTTCCACGTCGAGCGGATGGAGGAGGCGCTGGGCGGCGGCGAGGCGCTGGCCACCGACGCGGCCGAGTACCTGGTGGACCGCGGGGTGCCCTTCCGCCACGCCCACGAGGCGGTGGGCGCCGCCGCCAAGCTGGCGGCCCGGCTCGGCAAGCCGCTCTCGGCGCTGACCGCCGCGGAGTGGAAGGGGCTCCACCCCAAGTTCGAGCGGGACGTGGTGCGGTGCTTCGACGCCCGCCGCTCGCTCGGGCGCCGCGAGCTGCCCGGCGCGCCGGGGCCCAGGGCGGTGCGCGCCGAGCTCCGGCGCTGGCAGAAGCTGCTCGGGGTGAAGCGGTGA
- the lysA gene encoding diaminopimelate decarboxylase, with protein MNHFLARRGALHAERVPLAALAAEHGTPLYVYSAATLTRHWKVLHRSLRGLDATVCYAVKANSNLAVLSLFARLGSGFDIVSGGELYRVLKAGGDPRSVVFSGVGKRDDELAFALDAGVGTLNVESGPELQRVAAVARRLRVRAPIALRVNPDVDPETHPYIATGLRESKFGVSVEEAGRLYRLAVQDPHLDVRGVACHIGSQITSLRPFVDAVVRVRRLAEELGRAGIHLRHLDVGGGLGVTYKDESPPTPEQYGAAIKRALRGWTGQVHLEPGRVLVGNAGVLVTRVLYVKETAAKTFVVVDAAMNDLVRPAFYDAWHAIEPVVAPPRGARRVTCDVVGPVCESSDFLARDRALVRPAEGDLLCVRTAGAYGFTMSSNYNSRPRAAEVLVDGSRALLARARETYPDLVRGEVALPGARRFKARRG; from the coding sequence GTGAACCACTTCCTGGCCAGGCGGGGCGCCCTGCACGCCGAGCGGGTGCCGCTCGCGGCGCTGGCCGCCGAGCACGGCACGCCGCTCTACGTCTACTCGGCCGCCACCCTGACGCGGCACTGGAAGGTGCTGCACCGCTCGCTGCGCGGCCTCGACGCCACCGTCTGCTACGCGGTCAAGGCCAACTCCAACCTGGCGGTCCTCTCGCTCTTCGCCCGGCTCGGCTCCGGCTTCGACATCGTCTCGGGCGGCGAGCTCTACCGGGTGCTCAAGGCCGGCGGCGACCCGCGCAGCGTGGTCTTCAGCGGCGTGGGCAAGCGCGACGACGAGCTGGCCTTCGCCCTCGACGCCGGCGTGGGCACCCTCAACGTGGAGAGCGGGCCGGAGCTGCAGCGGGTGGCGGCGGTGGCGCGGCGCCTCCGGGTGCGGGCCCCCATCGCCCTGCGCGTCAACCCGGACGTCGACCCCGAGACCCACCCGTACATCGCCACCGGCCTGCGCGAGTCCAAGTTCGGCGTCTCGGTGGAGGAGGCCGGCCGGCTCTACCGGCTGGCGGTGCAGGACCCGCACCTCGACGTGCGCGGCGTGGCCTGCCACATCGGCTCCCAGATCACCTCGCTGCGCCCCTTCGTGGACGCGGTGGTGCGGGTGCGCCGGCTGGCGGAGGAGCTGGGCCGGGCCGGCATCCACCTGCGCCACCTCGACGTGGGCGGGGGCCTGGGCGTCACCTACAAGGACGAGTCCCCGCCGACGCCCGAGCAGTACGGCGCCGCCATCAAGCGGGCGCTGCGGGGCTGGACCGGCCAGGTGCACCTCGAGCCGGGGCGGGTGCTGGTGGGCAACGCCGGCGTGCTGGTGACGCGGGTGCTCTACGTGAAGGAGACCGCGGCCAAGACCTTCGTGGTGGTGGACGCCGCCATGAACGACCTGGTCCGCCCGGCCTTCTACGACGCCTGGCACGCCATCGAGCCGGTGGTGGCCCCACCCAGGGGCGCCCGGCGGGTCACCTGCGACGTGGTCGGGCCGGTCTGCGAGTCCTCCGACTTCCTGGCGCGCGACCGCGCGCTGGTCCGCCCGGCCGAGGGCGACCTGCTGTGCGTCCGCACCGCCGGGGCCTACGGCTTCACCATGTCCTCCAACTACAACTCCCGGCCGCGCGCCGCCGAGGTGCTGGTGGACGGCTCCAGGGCGCTCCTGGCCAGGGCCCGGGAGACCTACCCCGATCTGGTGCGCGGCGAGGTGGCGCTGCCCGGGGCCCGCCGGTTCAAAGCCCGCCGCGGATAG